A section of the Macadamia integrifolia cultivar HAES 741 unplaced genomic scaffold, SCU_Mint_v3 scaffold813, whole genome shotgun sequence genome encodes:
- the LOC122070047 gene encoding gibberellin 2-beta-dioxygenase 6-like — MKTSSDPPLLAQYGALLRQPSSEIQASHQRKDHYQCEVIEECELPLIDLGGLRSCNDNVRQACVAAIARASSDWGFFQVVNHGISPKLLGEVRREQVKVFETPFARKASCGLLNNSYTWGNPTATSLKHFFWSEAFHIPLTKISDETCFGEFTTLREVLEKFATAMSSLARLLAGVLAENLGQPGGLLEEICNESTCFLRLNRYPKCPIPRICGLVPHTDSDFLTILHQDQVGGLQLMKDSKWVAVKPNQEALIINIGDLFQAWSNNEYKSVEHKVISNGKVERYSIAYFLCPSYNSLIKSCRQPSIYRKFSFGEYRQQVQEDVEKTGHKVGLSRFLL; from the exons ATGAAAACTTCGTCTGATCCACCTCTCCTAGCACAATATGGAGCACTGTTACGTCAACCTAGCAGTGAAATTCAGGCATCTCATCAGCGCAAGGATCACTATCAATGTGAAGTGATAGAGGAATGTGAACTGCCTTTGATTGATCTTGGAGGTCTGAGGAGTTGCAACGACAATGTGAGGCAGGCTTGTGTGGCAGCAATTGCGAGGGCATCATCAGACTGGGGTTTCTTCCAGGTGGTGAACCATGGGATCAGTCCCAAGCTTCTTGGGGAGGTGAGAAGAGAGCAAGTAAAGGTATTTGAAACACCCTTTGCGAGGAAAGCTAGTTGTGGGCTTCTGAATAATTCATATACATGGGGGAACCCTACTGCTACTTCTCTAAAGCATTTCTTTTGGTCTGAGGCCTTCCATATTCCACTTACTAAGATTTCAGATGAGACTTGTTTTGGGGAGTTTACCACTCTAAG GGAAGTGCTGGAGAAATTTGCGACAGCAATGTCAAGTCTTGCTCGGTTGCTCGCAGGAGTTCTAGCAGAGAATTTGGGTCAACCAGGGGGGCTTCTTGAAGAAATTTGCAACGAAAGTACCTGCTTTCTTCGCTTGAATCGCTATCCGAAGTGTCCAATACCAAGGATCTGCGGTCTAGTGCCTCACACCGACAGTGACTTCCTTACCATTCTTCATCAGGATCAAGTTGGTGGATTGCAACTCATGAAAGACTCAAAATGGGTTGCTGTAAAACCGAATCAAGAAGCTCTTATTATCAACATTGGTGATCTTTTCCAG GCTTGGAGCAACAACGAATATAAAAGTGTGGAGCACAAGGTGATATCAAATGGGAAGGTGGAAAGATACTCTATCGCTTACTTTCTATGCCCTTCTTACAATTCCTTAATCAAAAGTTGCAGACAACCTTCCATATATAGAAAGTTTTCTTTTGGAGAATACAGGCAACAAGTTCAAGAAGATGTAGAGAAAACTGGGCATAAAGTGGGCCTTTCAAGGTTTCTCCTTTAG